In the genome of Sphaeramia orbicularis chromosome 13, fSphaOr1.1, whole genome shotgun sequence, one region contains:
- the aqp11 gene encoding aquaporin-11 — protein sequence MTADVAVSVWVLAGVVALSDAGRRLLLRASADCGRAAYAVELVSTFQLCCCTHELKLLSEVGGVEPRLALTLTYLASVVHGFTFRGAIGNPTGALEHAYRERLTRGCALRRIACQFAAAAAARAAMRMVWGVGLSALHVRHKDLGYQCTSPIRASVLTATAVEMMCAFAVQSAITHTRSVEEKYRVHAVAAVITTVVYAGGRMTGAVFNPAVAFSTQFPCGGHSFLEYCVVYWLGPLLGMMISVVLLDRLVPLLGTKPEPLIGFREDDKKKKKRKKL from the exons ATGACGGCGGACGTGGCGGTGTCTGTGTGGGTCCTCGCGGGGGTCGTGGCTCTAAGTGACGCGGGCCGGAGGTTGTTGCTTCGCGCCTCTGCGGACTGCGGCCGCGCGGCGTACGCGGTGGAGCTCGTGTCCACCTTCCAGCTCTGCTGCTGCACGCACGAGCTAAAGCTGCTGTCCGAGGTGGGCGGGGTGGAGCCGCGGCTCGCGCTCACCTTGACGTACCTGGCGTCCGTCGTGCACGGCTTCACCTTCCGCGGGGCCATCGGGAACCCGACAGGTGCTCTCGAGCACGCGTACCGCGAGCGGCTGACGCGCGGCTGCGCCCTGAGGAGGATCGCCTGCCAGTTCGCCGCCGCGGCCGCTGCACGAGCCGCGATGCGGATGGTGTGGGGGGTCGGTCTGTCCGCGCTGCACGTGCGCCACAAGGATCTTGGGTACCAGTGCACGAGCCCCATCCGCGCGTCCGTGCTGACCGCCACTGCAGTGGAGATGATGTGCGCGTTTGCGGTGCAGAGCGCGATCACGCACACGAGGAGCGTGGAGGAGAAGTACCGCGTGCACGCGGTAGCAGCCGTCATCACCACGGTGGTTTATGCAG gtGGCCGTATGACTGGAGCTGTGTTTAACCCCGCCGTGGCCTTCTCCACCCAGTTCCCCTGTGGTGGACACTCGTTTCTGGAGTACTGTGTGGTTTACTGGCTGGGTCCTCTGCTGG GGATGATGATCTCCGTGGTGCTGTTGGACCGACTCGTTCCTCTGCTGGGGACGAAACCAGAACCACTCATCGGGTTCAGAGAAgacgacaagaagaagaagaagaggaagaagctgTGA
- the ompa gene encoding olfactory marker protein a, whose protein sequence is MDQNKAPTNTAGAATVLEFKEDRALTEMMRLRVSSLQRSGQKRQDGERLLLPHEAVYRLDFACQDLAFCRWFFSLTGHGRVTITGISQHWTPDLTHLMTRQLLEPIGTFWRNAGDPEDSPLKCLEADMQEFGERIAELAKVRKVMYFLFAFKEGAQAANLSCSVEFTAEK, encoded by the exons ATGGACCAGAACAAAGCTCCAACCAACACCGCCGGTGCTGCCACCGTCCTGGAGTTTAAAGAAGACCGAGCTCTAACCGAG ATGATGCGTCTTCGCGTGTCGTCATTGCAGAGGTCCGGGCAGAAGCGTCAGGACGGCGAGCGCCTCCTCCTCCCCCACGAGGCTGTCTACCGCCTGGACTTCGCCTGCCAGGACCTGGCCTTCTGCCGCTGGTTCTTCTCGCTGACCGGTCACGGCCGAGTGACCATCACCGGCATCTCCCAGCACTGGACGCCGGACCTCACCCACCTGATGACGCGCCAGCTGCTGGAGCCCATCGGGACGTTCTGGCGCAACGCCGGCGACCCCGAGGACTCGCCACTGAAATGCCTGGAGGCCGACATGCAGGAGTTCGGCGAGAGGATCGCTGAGCTGGCCAAGGTCAGGAAGGTCATGTACTTCCTGTTTGCCTTTAAAGAAGGCGCTCAGGCCGCCAATCTGAGCTGTTCAGTAGAGTTCACAGCAGAGAAATGA
- the LOC115431039 gene encoding calpain-5 translates to MVVPYEAQSFSALRAKCRQDGRLFEDPLFPASDQSLFYQSNRIGRVTWKRPKELCSDPRLFVDGISAHDLHQGQLGNCWFVAACSSLASREALWQKVIPDWKDQEWDPAHSEAYAGIFHFCFWRFGEWVDVVIDDRLPTANGQLIYCHSNDPNEFWSALVEKAYAKMYGCYEALDGGNTADALVDFTGGVSEPMDLTEDSFKEDEDKRNQLFDRVLKVHNRGGLISCSIRALSAADMEARLDCGLVKGHAYAVTDVRRVRLGHGLLAFFRSDKLTMIRMRNPWGEREWNGPWSDSSEEWKKVSKSEREKIGVTVQDDGEFWMTFDDFVSNFTDLILCRLINTSYLSFHKTWEEAVMRGSWRRHDDPLQNRAGGCSNNKHSFLQNPQYVFDVKKPEDEVLICLQQKDRRASLRHGRGENLAIGFDIHRVELNRTFRMHTPQQKVGGSIYINSRSVFLRVDLMEGRYVIIPTTFDPGLEGDFLLRVFTDVPSECRELTQDQPPQTCWSGLCGYPSMVTQVHILKADGLARQDSDGVSDPYVIIRCEGDKVRSPVHKNTCSPAFDTKALFYRKKSNQPISIQIYNHNVLMDSFLGQVSLPAEQGRFQQTLHLTDKGDRRHSELPGTVTVAIVTSTVLTNV, encoded by the exons GAGCTGTGCAGCGACCCCCGGCTCTTCGTCGACGGCATCAGCGCCCACGACCTGCACCAGGGGCAGCTGGGAAACTGCTGGTTCGTCGCCGCCTGTTCCAGTCTGGCGTCCAGGGAGGCGCTGTGGCAGAAG GTGATTCCAGACTGGAAGGACCAGGAGTGGGACCCCGCCCACTCCGAGGCCTACGCCGGCATCTTCCACTTCTGCTTCTGGAGGTTCGGGGAGTGGGTGGACGTGGTGATCGACGACCGGCTGCCCACGGCCAACGGTCAGCTGATCTACTGCCACTCCAATGACCCCAACGAGTTCTGGAGCGCACTGGTGGAGAAGGCCTACGCCAA GATGTACGGCTGTTACGAGGCGCTGGACGGAGGGAACACGGCCGACGCCCTGGTGGACTTCACCGGGGGCGTGTCCGAACCCATGGACCTGACGGAGGACAGCTTCAAGGAGGATGAGGACAAGAGGAACCAGCTGTTCGACAGAGTCCTGAAGGTCCACAACAGGGGAGGACTCATCAGCTGTTCCATTCGG GCGCTGTCCGCCGCAGACATGGAGGCCAGGCTGGACTGCGGTCTGGTCAAAGGCCACGCCTACGCCGTCACCGACGTGCGCAGGGTGAGGCTGGGCCACGGCCTGCTGGCCTTCTTCAGGTCCGACAAACTGACCATGATCCGAATGAGGAACCCCTGGGGTGAAAGGGAGTGGAACGGACCCTGGAGTGACAG TTCTGAAGAATGGAAGAAGGTCAGTAAGAGCGAACGGGAGAAGATCGGCGTCACCGTCCAAGATGACGGCGAGTTCTG GATGACATTCGATGACTTCGTATCCAACTTCACCGACCTCATCCTGTGCCGCCTCATCAACACGTCCTACCTGAGTTTCCATAAGACGTGGGAGGAGGCGGTGATGCGAGGCTCCTGGCGTCGCCATGACGACCCGCTGCAGAACCGGGCGGGGGGGTGCTCCAACAACAAACACAGCTTCCTCCAGAACCCGCAG tacGTGTTCGACGTGAAGAAGCCGGAGGACGAGGTTCTGATCTGTCTGCAGCAGAAGGACCGAAGGGCGTCGCTGAGACACGGCCGGGGAGAGAACCTCGCCATCGGCTTCGACATCCACAGG GTGGAGTTGAACAGGACGTTCCGGATGCACACCCCCCAGCAGAAGGTGGGCGGCAGCATCTACATCAACTCCAGGTCGGTGTTCCTGCGTGTGGACCTGATGGAGGGACGCTACGTCATCATCCCCACGACCTTTGACCCCGGCCTGGAGGGGGACTTCCTGCTGCGCGTGTTCACCGACGTCCCCTCTGAGTGCAG GGAGCTGACCCAGGACCAGCCTCCACAGACctgctggtctggactctgtgggtaCCCCTCCATGGTCACCCAGGTCCACATCCTGAAGGCCGACGGACTCGCCAGGCAGGACTCGGACGGAG TGTCCGACCCGTACGTGATTATCCGATGTGAAGGTGATAAGGTCCGCTCTCCGGTCCATAAGAACACCTGTAGCCCCGCCTTCGACACCAAGGCGCTGTTCTACAGGAAGAAGAGCAACCAGCCAATCAGCATCCAG ATCTACAACCATAACGTTCTCATGGACTCGTTCCTGGGGCAGGTGTCGCTTCCCGCCGAACAGGGCCGTTTCCAGCAGACGCTCCACCTGACGGACAAGGGCGACCGCCGCCACAGCGAGCTCCCCGGGACCGTCACCGTCGCCATAGTGACCAGCACCGTCCTCACCAACGTGTGA